One Phaseolus vulgaris cultivar G19833 chromosome 4, P. vulgaris v2.0, whole genome shotgun sequence DNA window includes the following coding sequences:
- the LOC137838298 gene encoding uncharacterized protein, with protein sequence MDSARRHPFTSTIVEVPLPDKWKGFNRDRYDGSTDPGEHMDAYTTHMSLYTSDDVVLCRMFPRSLKGAALSLFTKLPPNFIDSFATLVVKFEAQFATSRPHHLTSIALVGIHQEKGESLRTFVDRFRKVAMSIRNLSPDVAMHHMLTALRLGPFVDNLCMQPTVSLDELRKRVVKYMQLEELREIRNQACAEASGEKNKDDKDRQGRSGQRGDRRRDNRDREFDSRDTHP encoded by the coding sequence ATGGACTCGGCCCGCCGACATCCTTTCACCAGCACTATCGTTGAAGTTCCACTACCGGACAAGTGGAAGGGTTTCAATCGAGACCGATATGACGGGTCGACCGACCCGGGCGAGCATATGGATGCCTACACTACCCATATGAGTCTCTATACCTCGGACGATGTAGTGCTATGTCGAATGTTTCCTAGGTCATTGAAGGGAGCAGCCCTTAGCTTGTTTACCAAGCTCCCACCCAATTTCATTGATAGCTTTGCCACACTAGTGGTGAAGTTTGAGGCCCAGTTCGCCACCAGCAGACCACATCACCTGACCTCAATCGCCCTAGTGGGCATCCACCAGGAAAAGGGAGAGTCTCTAAGAACCTTTGTTGATAGGTTCAGAAAAGTGGCAATGAGCATCCGGAACCTCAGCCCGGACGTTGCCATGCATCATATGCTGACAGCCTTACGCCTAGGGCCCTTTGTTGATAACTTGTGTATGCAGCCAACTGTCAGCCTCGACGAGCTGAGGAAGAGAGTTGTTAAGTATATGCAGCTGGAAGAGCTTAGAGAGATCCGCAACCAGGCCTGTGCCGAGGCCAGTGGAGAGAAGAACAAAGATGACAAGGATCGCCAGGGCCGATCAGGTCAGCGAGGTGATAGGCGCAGGGACAATAGAGATCGAGAATTTGATTCTCGAGATACACACCCCTAA